Within the Nitrospirota bacterium genome, the region CGACCTTCTCTATGTAAGAATCGGTGATTTTCTGGACTTCGTCAAGGGATTTCTTGAGGTCGTCCTCGCTCAGGGCCTTTTCCTTCTGAAGTTTCTTGAGCTGCTCGTTGACGTCCCTCCTGATGTTGCGGACGGCCACCTTTGCCTCCTCGGACTTCTTCCGGACGACCTTTACCAGTTCCTTTCTCCGCTCCTCGGTGAGCTGGGGAATGTTGATGCGGACGTTCTTGCCGTCGCTCTGGGGGGTGAGCCCCAGGTCGGACTTCATGATGGCCCGCTCGATGTCGGGGATGAGCTTGGGGTCCCAGGGAGTGATGAGGATCTGACGGCTCTCGGGGATGTGCAGCGCGGCTACCTGGCTGAGCGGGGCGGGGCTGCCGTAGTAATCCACGGTGATGCCCTCCAGGAGAGCCAGCGAGGCCCGCCCCGTCCTGACCGAGCCCATCTCCCGCTTCAGGGCGTCCACCGCCCCCTGCATCCTATCTTCCGCCTGCTTTCTCAGTTCTTTCTGCATGTCTTTCTCCGATGATGGTGCCGACGTTTTCCCCCTCCGCGGCCCTCCTGACATTGCCTTCCGTCCTGAGATTAAATACCAGAATGGGGAGCCCGTTGTCCATGCAGAGCGAGATGGCCGTGGAGTCCATGACGTGGAGCCCCTTGCGGAGCACGTCCAGATAGCCGATGCTTTCATACTTCTGCGCCGTGGGGTCCTTCACGGGGTCCGCGGAGTAGACGCCGTCCACCTTGGTTGCCTTCATGATGATTTCGGCGTTTATCTCCACGGCCCGGAGGGCCGCGGCGGTGTCGGTGGTGAAATAGGGGTTGCCGGTGCCCGCGGCGAAGATGACCACGCGTCCCTTCTCCAGGTGGCGGACCGCCCGCCTCCGGATGTACGGCTCGCAGAGCTCCCGCATCTCGATGGCCGACTGCACCCGGGTGGGTACGCCGCGCTGCTCCAGGGCGTTTTGAAGCGCCAGGGAGTTTATCACCGTGGCGAGCATGCCCATGTTGTCGGCGGAGACCCGCTCCATGCCCTTGGTCGTCGCCTCCACGCCCCGGAAGATGTTCCCCCCGCCGACGACCACGGCCACCTCGGCGCCGGAGTCCCGGGTGCGCATGATTTCCCGGGCGATGTAGTCCACCGTGGCGGGGTCGATGCCGAAGCCCCTGTCCCCCATGAGGGCCTCGCCGCTGAGTTTCAGCAGGATGCGTTTGTATTTACTTCTGCTCTTCTCCAAGGGCGAACCGGGCGAACCGCCGCACCACCACGTTCTCGCCCACCTGGGCGATGGTGTTGGTGATGACGTCCTTTATCTTCATCTTCCCCTCGGGGTCCTTGACGAAGACCTGCTCCAGAAGGCAGTTCTCCTCGTAGAACTTTCCGAGCTTGCCCTCGACTATTTTCTCCACGATATTGGCCGGCTTGCCGCTGACCTGGGCCCGCATGATCTCCTTCTCCTTCTCCAGGACCTCCGCCGGGACGTCCTCGGGCCCCAGGTAGGTGGGGTTGGCGGCGGCGATGTGCATGGCCATGTCCTTGGCCATGGTGCGGAAAGCCTCGGTGCGGGCGACGAAGTCGGTCTCGCAGTTGACCTCCACGAGCACGCCCAGCTTGTCCATGTGAATGTATGACGTCACGATGCCCTGGGAGGCGGACCGGGTGGCCTTCTTGGCCGCCGTGGCCAGGCCCTTCTGCCTGAGAAGGTCCATGGCCCGCCCCACGTCCCCGCCTGCCTCGGTCAGGGCCCTCTTGCAGTCCATCATGCCGCATCCGGACTTCTGCCGGAGTTCTCTTACGCTCTCTGCCGTGACGTGCGCCATTACTGTGTTGCCTCCTCCCGCTCCTTTTCAGCCGTCCCGGCCTGCTCCGCCTCGGCCTCCGCCGGCGCTTCGGCCGCTTCCTCCGGTTTCTCGGCTCCTTCTTCGGCCGCGGCGGCCTCGGCCGCTTCCTCGGCCTTCAGTTTCTCCATCTCAGCCTTCCCCTCCAGGATGGCGTCGGCCATCTTGGTGGACATGAGCCTGATGGCCCGGATGGCGTCGTCGTTTCCGGGGATGACGTAGTCGATCTCGTCGGGGTCGCAGTTGGTGTCCACCAGGGCCACAATGGGAATGGACAGCTTGCGCGCCTCGCTCACCGCGATGCGCTCCTTCTTCGGGTCGATGACGAAGACCACGTCGGGCAGGCCGTCCATGTCCTTGATGCCGCTCAACACCTTCTCGAGCTTCGTCCTCTTTTTCTCCAGGCTCGAAGCCTCCTTTTTCGTCAGCACCTGATAGGTGCCTTCCTCTTTCATCCTCTCGATGTCCTTGAGCTTGGCGATGCTCTTCTTGATGGTCTCGTAGTTGGTCAGCATGCCACCGAGCCACCGCTGGTTGACGTAGAAGACCCCGGCCCTCTGCGCCTGCTCCTCCAGGGAGTCCTGGGCCTGCTTCTTCGTCCCCACGAAGAGTATGCGGGCCTGGGTCCTGCCGGCCTCCTTCACGAAGTCGTAGGCCACGTCGAGGCCCTTCATGGTCTTCTGAAGGTCGATGATATAGATGTCGTTACGGGCCCCGAAGATATAGCGCTTCATCTTGGGGTTCCAGCGCTTGACCTGGTGGCCGAAATGCACGCCGGCCTCCAGCAGCTCCTTCATGGTTACAACGCTCATTGGGTACGTGCCTCCTCTGGTTTTTTTCCTCCGCTCCCCTTTCCCCCACACCCTCCAAACGGAGGGACCAGAAGGGCTCAGGCGGGAAGCGTGTGAATTAACAAGTGTAAAGTTTATCACGGCAAAATACGATTAATCAAGCGTAGAGAAACGATTTTTTAGCAGAAAAGCGGTGCGCGGCCGTCCCCCTCAGAGAACGACGCCCTGAAGGGCGAGGCTCTGGAGCTTCCGGTACAGGGTGCGCCTGCTGATGCCCAGGGTGCGGGCCGCCTTGGCCTTGTTGCCCCCGGTTTCCTTCAGTGCGCGGGCGATGGCATC harbors:
- the frr gene encoding ribosome recycling factor is translated as MQKELRKQAEDRMQGAVDALKREMGSVRTGRASLALLEGITVDYYGSPAPLSQVAALHIPESRQILITPWDPKLIPDIERAIMKSDLGLTPQSDGKNVRINIPQLTEERRKELVKVVRKKSEEAKVAVRNIRRDVNEQLKKLQKEKALSEDDLKKSLDEVQKITDSYIEKVDSVLEHKEKEIMEV
- the pyrH gene encoding UMP kinase, with the translated sequence MEKSRSKYKRILLKLSGEALMGDRGFGIDPATVDYIAREIMRTRDSGAEVAVVVGGGNIFRGVEATTKGMERVSADNMGMLATVINSLALQNALEQRGVPTRVQSAIEMRELCEPYIRRRAVRHLEKGRVVIFAAGTGNPYFTTDTAAALRAVEINAEIIMKATKVDGVYSADPVKDPTAQKYESIGYLDVLRKGLHVMDSTAISLCMDNGLPILVFNLRTEGNVRRAAEGENVGTIIGERHAERTEKAGGR
- the tsf gene encoding translation elongation factor Ts, with the translated sequence MAHVTAESVRELRQKSGCGMMDCKRALTEAGGDVGRAMDLLRQKGLATAAKKATRSASQGIVTSYIHMDKLGVLVEVNCETDFVARTEAFRTMAKDMAMHIAAANPTYLGPEDVPAEVLEKEKEIMRAQVSGKPANIVEKIVEGKLGKFYEENCLLEQVFVKDPEGKMKIKDVITNTIAQVGENVVVRRFARFALGEEQK
- the rpsB gene encoding 30S ribosomal protein S2, producing the protein MSVVTMKELLEAGVHFGHQVKRWNPKMKRYIFGARNDIYIIDLQKTMKGLDVAYDFVKEAGRTQARILFVGTKKQAQDSLEEQAQRAGVFYVNQRWLGGMLTNYETIKKSIAKLKDIERMKEEGTYQVLTKKEASSLEKKRTKLEKVLSGIKDMDGLPDVVFVIDPKKERIAVSEARKLSIPIVALVDTNCDPDEIDYVIPGNDDAIRAIRLMSTKMADAILEGKAEMEKLKAEEAAEAAAAEEGAEKPEEAAEAPAEAEAEQAGTAEKEREEATQ